In one Acidimicrobium ferrooxidans DSM 10331 genomic region, the following are encoded:
- the ychF gene encoding redox-regulated ATPase YchF, whose product MIEGAMDKLGLVGLANAGKSTLFNALTGLDTPVAPHPFTTTDTTIAEAVVPDERVDALAAIHHSRKLVYAHMQLADIAGLTAGSSQGAGLGNRFLGQLREADAILYVLRAFHDDRVPGDDDPIANLDALELELTLADLASVESALERRRKVARSDPSARPEVAALEVVQAVLADGIPLYRATLETDVLELVRSAFLITTKPAIAVINADEGAEADVAVEDTVRGRLGDHATVVTAPLALEAELARLEPAERAEMMEALAIGSSALERIARAAFETLERWTFFTSGDKDTHAWTFRRGSNAQTCAGIIHSDLARGFIRAEVASWRDVVEAGSWTRAKAQNKVRLEGRDYLVADGDVLEIRFNV is encoded by the coding sequence ATGATCGAGGGGGCCATGGACAAGCTCGGTCTCGTGGGACTCGCCAACGCCGGCAAGTCCACACTCTTCAACGCCCTCACCGGTCTCGACACCCCCGTCGCGCCCCACCCCTTCACCACCACCGACACCACCATCGCCGAGGCGGTCGTACCCGACGAGCGCGTCGACGCGCTCGCGGCGATCCACCACTCGCGCAAGCTGGTCTATGCCCACATGCAGCTCGCGGACATCGCCGGGCTCACCGCTGGGTCCTCCCAAGGCGCCGGCCTCGGCAATCGCTTCCTCGGCCAGCTGCGAGAGGCGGACGCCATCCTCTACGTGCTGCGCGCGTTCCACGACGACCGAGTCCCGGGCGACGACGACCCGATCGCGAACCTCGACGCCCTCGAGCTCGAGCTCACCCTCGCCGACCTCGCCAGCGTCGAGAGCGCGCTCGAGCGGCGCCGCAAGGTCGCGCGGTCGGACCCCTCGGCCCGACCCGAGGTGGCCGCCCTCGAGGTCGTCCAAGCGGTCCTCGCAGACGGGATCCCCCTCTATCGGGCCACCCTCGAGACCGACGTGCTCGAGCTGGTCCGCTCGGCCTTTCTCATCACGACCAAACCCGCCATCGCGGTGATCAACGCCGACGAGGGTGCCGAGGCCGACGTGGCCGTCGAGGACACCGTGCGAGGGCGCCTCGGCGATCACGCCACCGTCGTCACCGCACCGCTCGCGCTCGAGGCGGAGCTCGCCAGGCTCGAGCCTGCCGAACGTGCCGAGATGATGGAGGCCCTCGCCATCGGTTCGAGCGCCCTCGAGCGCATCGCTCGAGCCGCCTTCGAAACCCTGGAGCGCTGGACCTTCTTCACGAGCGGCGACAAGGACACCCACGCGTGGACCTTCCGACGCGGCTCGAACGCCCAGACCTGCGCGGGCATCATCCACTCCGATCTCGCCCGCGGCTTCATCCGCGCCGAGGTGGCCTCCTGGCGCGACGTGGTCGAGGCGGGCTCGTGGACCCGGGCCAAGGCGCAGAACAAGGTCCGGCTCGAAGGGCGCGACTATCTCGTCGCCGACGGCGACGTGCTCGAGATCCGCTTCAACGTGTGA
- a CDS encoding AAA family ATPase, whose product MVRARPLAEELRPTSLAEVLGQDHARARLEALATAPRTIAVIMTGPPGVGKTTIASLLARARGEHLVELHATDTGVRDLREARAEAARRARHGDGTLWFVDEVHRFGRTQLDLLLAPIERGEISFIGATTENPAVTLSPALLSRCDVVRLRALEPPVLRAVAERALAHLGLIADDAAIAWLVAAARGDARALLRILERAAPAAAQRPLTVELLERISEIAALGLDDSTHYELASALIKSMRQSRPTEAIRWLAAALAAGEDPRFIARRLVIFASEDVGLADPEALVLAAAAADTVERIGMPEARITLAHVVLYLARAPKSREAYDAIEAALAEASTKPRPIVPEELRGQITGIERRRGITPDD is encoded by the coding sequence ATGGTGCGAGCACGCCCGCTCGCCGAGGAGCTCCGACCGACCTCGCTCGCCGAGGTCCTCGGACAAGACCACGCGCGAGCGCGCCTCGAGGCCCTCGCCACCGCGCCCCGGACGATCGCGGTGATCATGACCGGGCCGCCGGGGGTGGGCAAGACGACCATCGCGAGCCTGCTCGCACGGGCACGAGGCGAGCACCTCGTCGAGCTGCACGCGACCGACACCGGCGTGCGGGACCTGCGCGAGGCGCGGGCCGAAGCCGCCCGACGCGCCCGCCACGGCGACGGGACACTCTGGTTCGTCGACGAGGTCCATCGCTTCGGCCGGACCCAGCTCGATCTCCTGCTCGCGCCCATCGAACGGGGCGAGATCTCCTTCATCGGTGCGACGACCGAGAACCCCGCCGTCACGCTCTCACCCGCGCTGCTGTCGCGCTGCGACGTCGTTCGGCTCCGCGCACTCGAGCCCCCCGTGCTCCGCGCGGTCGCCGAGCGAGCGCTCGCCCACCTCGGCCTCATCGCCGACGATGCGGCGATCGCCTGGCTCGTCGCCGCAGCGCGCGGCGACGCGAGGGCGCTGTTGCGCATCCTCGAGCGTGCAGCCCCCGCGGCGGCCCAGCGACCGCTCACCGTCGAGCTCCTCGAGCGCATCAGCGAGATCGCCGCGCTCGGGCTCGACGACTCGACCCACTACGAGCTCGCCAGTGCGCTCATCAAGTCGATGCGCCAGAGCCGACCGACCGAGGCGATCCGGTGGCTCGCCGCGGCGCTCGCCGCAGGCGAAGATCCGCGCTTCATCGCGCGGCGCCTCGTGATCTTTGCATCAGAGGACGTCGGCCTCGCCGATCCCGAGGCTCTTGTCCTCGCGGCCGCGGCCGCGGACACGGTCGAGCGCATCGGCATGCCCGAAGCCCGCATCACGCTCGCGCACGTCGTGCTCTATCTGGCACGCGCGCCCAAATCGCGAGAGGCCTACGACGCGATCGAGGCCGCCCTCGCCGAGGCCAGCACGAAACCCAGACCGATCGTCCCAGAGGAGCTCCGGGGTCAGATCACCGGCATCGAGCGACGTCGGGGCATCACGCCTGACGACTAG